The following DNA comes from Ensifer canadensis.
CATTGGAACAAACGGAAACGATAAAGCCAAAAGTGGAGGGGTCCATCGGGAGGGATTATAAAGCCCGTACCGAAGCGGAAAGATGCCCACGGGGGTATGGCCATCTCCTTCTCGTTTTTGCGAAGCGCTTATCAATCCACTGCGACCAACGACACAAGGCACTGTCCAATCATCGATCGATAGAAACCCTTTGTGCCCTTCTGTGGCATTCCGCGGAATGCGAACCTTCACAGTTGGTAGGTGGCTTCCACGGCGCTCAGGGTACGAGTTCATAGGCTAGATTTCCGGCATATTGGCGTAGGAACAGTCGGATCGTCAGGTTGGCTCTTGTCTGCAAATTGCGCATCAGCGAACAATCTGGCTCTGGCCCGATCTATCTCTGCACACAGTTTATTGCTTGGGCATTTGCACATCAATTAGACAATTCTTTGCTGCTTCGATGTGGTCCCTTAGCAATTGTACAGCGTCGTCAACCCTCTTTTCGATATAGGCGCACGTGATCTCTTCGTGGTCATGGAGCCATTTTGGTGTTTCATCAACCAACCTGTCGTATTGAGCGGAATACAATATGCAGTTGCGGCGCAGTTCCTCAATTATCGTTATTTGGCGCTGGCGGCCTGCGGGCGCGTATAGCGTCAGGTGAAAAAGCCAGTCGCCTTCTATCCACCCAGACCTACCTGCTTCCAGCGATGATTTCTGTAGAGAATATTTAACTTCCGCGTAGTGCGCGTCGGTGACTGATGACATGGCGTGACGCAACAGATCACACTCTAGTAGAACTCTTAAGTCGAACACTTGCGAAAGCTCATCCCGGCTTAACTCAATGACCTGTGCCCCCTTTCCAGGCACGAGCGCAACCAGTCTCTCCGAGGCGAGTTGTTGCAACGCGTCTCGCACAGGAATGCGGCTTACCCCGAAACGGACAGCCAAATCTGTTTGCGACAGCCACGTGCCCGGCGGGAGCGCGCCGTTTAGGATCTCCGCCTTCAAAAGTTCAGCAACCGACATCTTGCCTACCCATCATTTTACGTATACGCGTATACACAGCATAATTCATAACGTGCTGGAGGGATAGCATGAAAATGACGGTTGAGGTTCGTTGGGAACGGCAGGCCGCGGTATTTACTGACAAGCGTTATAGCCGCGCGCACACTTGGCATTTTGATGGTGGTCAGGTGGTCCCGGCGTCTGCCTCACCACACATCGTTCCCCTCCCCTATTCTGTTGAAGCAAACGTTGATCCCGAAGAGGCCTACATTGCTGCAATTTCCAGTTGCCATATGCTGACGTTCTTGTCACTTGCCGCGCCGAAGGGTTTAGTCATCGAAAGCTACACCGACAGAGCGACAGGCGTGATGGAAAAGGTAAACGGAAAGCTTGTCGTGAGCCGCGTCGACCTCGATCCGACCATTGTTTACGTTGGTGAGCAGCCCAATGCGTCAACCCAAGCGGAATTGCACCACCAAGCGCATGAACAATGCTTCATCGCGAATTCGGTAAAAACAGATATCCAGGTCGTCGCGTAACATATTCATGCCGCCGATTGACGACAGGAAGGTATTCAAGACGTTTCCGTCCCTAATTGGGACGGAAACTTCCGACTGATCCATCGGCTGTTCGTGCAGATCGAACGGGTTATGCGGATCAATGGCCTCAGCGCCGTGCCCGAGGACGTTGTGAAGGCGGAAACACCAAAAGGGTATCGCCAAGTTGTTTGAAGCAAGTTGCTGCTGAGCGGTTTGATCGAGATCAAGCGGCCATTTCTTCGGTATAGTCATGTCAGAGGGCAAACGCATCCGC
Coding sequences within:
- a CDS encoding GntR family transcriptional regulator, with protein sequence MSVAELLKAEILNGALPPGTWLSQTDLAVRFGVSRIPVRDALQQLASERLVALVPGKGAQVIELSRDELSQVFDLRVLLECDLLRHAMSSVTDAHYAEVKYSLQKSSLEAGRSGWIEGDWLFHLTLYAPAGRQRQITIIEELRRNCILYSAQYDRLVDETPKWLHDHEEITCAYIEKRVDDAVQLLRDHIEAAKNCLIDVQMPKQ
- a CDS encoding OsmC family protein, whose product is MKMTVEVRWERQAAVFTDKRYSRAHTWHFDGGQVVPASASPHIVPLPYSVEANVDPEEAYIAAISSCHMLTFLSLAAPKGLVIESYTDRATGVMEKVNGKLVVSRVDLDPTIVYVGEQPNASTQAELHHQAHEQCFIANSVKTDIQVVA